The sequence GTGGTGGCGAAGCCTTCCACACTGGCTGTATTCCGTTTTATAAGCACTTTCAGACCGCCGTTAAGTGTTGCTCTCAGGGCGGCGTGCGTGGCGGTGCGGCCACCTTGTTCTACCCCATGTGGCACTTAGAAGTTGAGTCACTGCTGGTATTGAAAAATAACCGTGGCGTGGAAGAAAACCGCGTACGTCACATGGACTACGGCGTGCAAATTAACCGCCTGATGTACCATCGTTTGATCAAAGGCGGCGACATTACCTTGTTCTCGCCTTCAGATGTGCCAGGCCTTTACGACGCCTTCTTTGAAGATCAGCCCAAGTTTGAAGCGCTGTACGAGCAGTACGAGCAAGACGCCAGTATTCGCAAGCGCACCGTCAAGGCCGTGGATTTGTTCTCACTGATGATGCAAGAGCGTGCTGGCACCGGTCGTATCTACATTCAGCACGTGGATCACTGCAACACCCACAGCCCGTTTGACCCGAGCGTCGCGCCAATTCGCCAAAGCAATCTCTGTTTAGAGATAGCTCTTCCGACTAAGCCGTTGACCGACGTAAACGACGCCGAAGGCGAAATTGCCCTTTGTACGCTGTCGGCCTTTAACTTGGGCGCCATTAACGACTTAAGCGAGCTGGAAGAGCTGGCAGACTTAGCAGTACGTGCACTGGACGCCCTGCTCGACTATCAAGATTACCCGTTATTGGCCGCGCAAAATGGCTCCATGAATCGCCGTACGCTGGGTATAGGTGTGATCAACTATGCCTACTACTTGGCCAAAAATGGCGTTAAGTATTCCGATGGTAGCGCGCTGGGCTTAACCCACCGCACCTTTGAAGCCATTCAGTATTACCTGCTGAAAGCATCGGTGAAGCTGGCGGAAGAATTTGGCCCTTGCCCGTCTTTTAATGAGACCACTTATTCTCAGGGTATCTTGCCAATAGACACCTATAAGAAAGACTTAGACGCGCTTTGCCAAGAGCCGCTGCATTTAGATTGGGAAGGCTTGCGCGAAGAAATTAAAACCAAGGGTTTGCGCAACAGTACTCTGACCGCCTTAATGCCGTCAGAAACCTCAAGCCAGATCTCCAATGCCACTAACGGCATTGAGCCACCGCGCGGCTTGGTATCGGTGAAAGCTTCAAAAGACGGCATCCTAAAGCAAGTGGTACCTGAGTACGCCGAGCTGAAAGACCAGTATGAATTGTTATGGCAGATGCCTTCTAATGACGGTTACTTACATTTAGTGGGCGTGATGCAGAAGTTTGTCGATCAGGCGATTTCTGCTAACACCAGCTACGACCCGACCCGTTTTGAAGGGGGCCGTGTGCCGATGAAGCAGCTGTTAAAAGACTTGCTCACCGCGTATAAGTTCGGCTTAAAGACGCTGTATTACCATAATACGCGCGATGGTGCGGCCGACGCCCAAAATGATATGCAAGAAGACGATTGTGCCGGTGGCGCTTGTAAAATTTAATGGGTGAGGCGAGGTTAATCCTCGCCTTCCTTTGTGTGGAAGAACGACATGTCTTATACAACGTTTAGTCAGTTACAAAACGATCATATGTTAGAGCCGATGTTTCTCGGAAATTCCGTGAACGTGGCTCGGTATGACCAACAAAAGTACGATATTTTTGAAAAGCTCATCGAAAAGCAGCTTTCTTTCTTCTGGCGCCCAGAAGAAGTTGACGTGTCGCAAGACCGTATCGACTATCAGGCACTGCCGGATCATGAAAAGCAT comes from Oceanisphaera profunda and encodes:
- the nrdA gene encoding class 1a ribonucleoside-diphosphate reductase subunit alpha — translated: MNKSLLVTKRSGAKEPIDLDKIHRVLDWAAEGLDNVSVSQVELRSHIQFYDGIRTEDIHETIIKAAADLISEETPDYQYLAARLAVFHLRKKAYGRFTPPHLYDHVTRLTESGKYDQHILADYSRDEFNALNDYIEHDRDLTFSYAAVKQLEGKYLVQNRINGDIYESPQFLYMLVAACLFSKYPKETRLDYVTRFYDAASQFKVSLPTPIMAGVRTPTRQFSSCVLIECGDSLDSINATSSAIVRYVSQRAGIGINAGRIRALGSPIRGGEAFHTGCIPFYKHFQTAVKCCSQGGVRGGAATLFYPMWHLEVESLLVLKNNRGVEENRVRHMDYGVQINRLMYHRLIKGGDITLFSPSDVPGLYDAFFEDQPKFEALYEQYEQDASIRKRTVKAVDLFSLMMQERAGTGRIYIQHVDHCNTHSPFDPSVAPIRQSNLCLEIALPTKPLTDVNDAEGEIALCTLSAFNLGAINDLSELEELADLAVRALDALLDYQDYPLLAAQNGSMNRRTLGIGVINYAYYLAKNGVKYSDGSALGLTHRTFEAIQYYLLKASVKLAEEFGPCPSFNETTYSQGILPIDTYKKDLDALCQEPLHLDWEGLREEIKTKGLRNSTLTALMPSETSSQISNATNGIEPPRGLVSVKASKDGILKQVVPEYAELKDQYELLWQMPSNDGYLHLVGVMQKFVDQAISANTSYDPTRFEGGRVPMKQLLKDLLTAYKFGLKTLYYHNTRDGAADAQNDMQEDDCAGGACKI